A stretch of Microcoleus sp. bin38.metabat.b11b12b14.051 DNA encodes these proteins:
- a CDS encoding CHAT domain-containing protein, whose amino-acid sequence MKFTRSLRQTILLFVISCLLAVAILPAVAQMNVPPALQLLRQAKTLYASERFSEAVGLLQQAVAQFEAKGQNLDRAAALSNLAATYGQLTLWEPAAQAVNSSLSVVRAQPTTPEQQRILGETLNIQAQIKLERGQTQEAIDIWAESAKIFEKLDNKNQLVQVQINQSRGWENLGLYPRACKILLGSLKLENKSCEVLDAALARLKNQSISLENVRGMNALGRVLRVLGKLDRSEEILLLGLDAAVQLGVRQEQAAMELNLGNTQRAKSNKPGLSRQQRTELERSALDYYDRSAQDNSGASTIGMQAKLNQLSLFADSKNSEEAGVLWRSIAPQISQLPSNRAGIYARVNLAESLMKLDRFPIGTPGLNDIEKILSDAASAANSLGDNRIQAYILGAKGKVYERKQQHSVAESLTVEALSLAPAFQSPDIAYQLLWQLGRIRKAQGNTQGAIVQYTQAVNVLSSLRGDLVTVNPEVQFSFRESAEPVYRELVELLLQEESPSQDKLKQARQTVESLQLAELDNFFRDACADAKPKSIEEIDPKAAVIYPIILSDRLEVILSIPGKPLRRYKTKKTQEELETAFRQAKNTIRPAAFPRDRLPPVQQVYDWLIRPAEADLTASGIKTLVFVLDGYLRNLPMAVLHDGEKFLVEKYSIALAPGLQLLAPKPLSQVKLKVLTAALSEARQGFSALPGVMREVKEIAAQMPASGLLNQEFVSGQLHDRIKALSYPIVHLATHGQFSSNAADTFIVTWDRKVNVKDFDRLLRSRTGENQQPIELLVLSACATAAGDNRAALGLAGAAIRSGARSTAATLWQVNDESTAIFMTEFYKQLASAKSSKAEALRNAQLTLLQNREYQNPYFWAPFVLVGNWQ is encoded by the coding sequence ATGAAATTTACCCGATCGCTCCGACAAACAATTTTGTTATTTGTGATTTCCTGTCTACTAGCGGTTGCGATTCTTCCCGCAGTGGCTCAGATGAATGTACCGCCTGCATTACAGCTTTTGAGACAAGCTAAAACTCTCTACGCTTCGGAACGTTTTTCCGAAGCTGTAGGGCTGTTGCAGCAAGCGGTGGCGCAGTTTGAGGCGAAAGGTCAAAATCTCGATCGCGCCGCAGCGTTGAGCAATTTAGCCGCAACTTACGGGCAGCTAACACTTTGGGAACCAGCAGCACAAGCTGTGAATTCGAGTTTGTCGGTGGTGCGGGCGCAACCCACAACTCCGGAGCAGCAGCGGATTTTGGGGGAAACTCTCAACATTCAAGCACAGATTAAACTCGAACGAGGTCAGACTCAAGAGGCGATCGACATTTGGGCGGAATCTGCTAAAATTTTTGAGAAACTTGATAACAAAAACCAACTCGTTCAAGTTCAAATCAATCAAAGTCGAGGCTGGGAAAATCTGGGACTTTACCCGAGAGCTTGCAAAATATTGTTAGGTTCATTGAAGCTGGAAAACAAAAGTTGCGAAGTTTTAGATGCGGCTTTAGCTCGTTTAAAAAATCAGTCTATTTCCTTAGAAAATGTTCGAGGAATGAATGCTTTAGGCAGGGTGCTGCGGGTTTTGGGAAAACTCGATCGCTCCGAAGAGATACTGTTATTAGGACTTGATGCAGCCGTCCAATTGGGAGTCAGACAAGAGCAGGCTGCAATGGAGCTGAATCTGGGCAATACGCAACGCGCTAAAAGCAATAAACCAGGTTTAAGCCGTCAACAGCGGACAGAATTGGAACGCTCGGCTCTAGATTATTACGATCGATCGGCCCAAGACAACTCGGGGGCATCAACAATCGGGATGCAGGCGAAGTTAAATCAGTTGAGTTTGTTTGCTGACAGCAAAAATTCCGAGGAAGCAGGAGTTTTGTGGCGATCGATCGCACCTCAAATCTCTCAATTGCCATCGAATCGGGCTGGAATTTACGCTAGAGTTAATCTCGCAGAAAGCTTGATGAAATTGGATCGGTTCCCCATCGGTACTCCTGGTTTAAATGATATTGAAAAAATACTTTCAGATGCAGCATCCGCAGCAAACAGCTTGGGCGACAACCGCATACAAGCTTATATTTTAGGAGCTAAGGGCAAGGTTTACGAACGAAAGCAACAGCATTCTGTGGCTGAAAGTCTGACGGTAGAGGCTTTGAGTTTAGCACCGGCGTTTCAGTCTCCTGATATTGCTTATCAATTATTGTGGCAGCTCGGACGAATTCGGAAAGCTCAGGGAAATACACAAGGGGCGATCGTTCAATATACTCAAGCTGTAAATGTACTGTCTTCTCTGCGGGGCGATTTGGTGACAGTCAATCCAGAAGTGCAATTTTCGTTTCGGGAAAGTGCCGAACCGGTGTATCGCGAATTAGTCGAACTGCTTTTGCAAGAAGAATCGCCCAGTCAAGATAAGTTAAAGCAGGCGCGCCAAACTGTGGAATCTTTGCAGTTGGCAGAATTGGATAACTTTTTTCGAGATGCTTGTGCTGATGCTAAACCAAAGTCGATCGAGGAAATAGATCCGAAAGCGGCGGTGATTTATCCGATTATTTTGAGCGATCGTCTGGAGGTAATTTTGTCAATTCCCGGCAAACCCCTGCGCCGCTACAAAACTAAGAAGACTCAGGAAGAGTTAGAAACTGCCTTCAGACAAGCCAAAAATACCATCAGGCCTGCTGCTTTTCCCAGGGACAGGTTGCCCCCTGTCCAACAGGTTTACGACTGGTTAATTCGCCCAGCAGAGGCGGATTTGACCGCCAGCGGGATTAAAACTCTGGTATTTGTACTTGACGGTTATTTGCGGAATCTGCCGATGGCGGTGCTGCACGACGGCGAAAAGTTTTTGGTAGAAAAATACAGTATTGCTTTGGCGCCGGGGCTGCAACTGCTGGCGCCGAAGCCGTTGAGCCAAGTCAAGTTAAAAGTGCTCACGGCTGCTCTGTCGGAAGCGCGTCAAGGCTTCTCGGCTTTGCCGGGGGTGATGCGGGAAGTGAAGGAAATTGCAGCGCAGATGCCGGCGAGCGGGCTGCTAAATCAAGAGTTTGTCAGCGGGCAGTTGCACGATCGCATTAAAGCTTTGTCATACCCGATCGTCCATTTGGCAACTCACGGTCAGTTTAGCTCGAATGCGGCGGATACTTTTATTGTGACTTGGGATCGGAAAGTGAATGTTAAGGACTTCGATCGGCTTTTGCGATCGCGCACGGGAGAAAACCAACAGCCGATCGAGCTTTTGGTGTTGAGTGCTTGTGCGACGGCTGCGGGTGACAACCGGGCGGCTTTGGGTTTGGCAGGTGCGGCAATTCGATCGGGAGCCCGCAGCACCGCCGCCACCCTTTGGCAAGTCAACGACGAATCTACAGCTATTTTTATGACTGAGTTTTACAAGCAGCTTGCTTCTGCTAAAAGCAGCAAAGCTGAAGCCCTCCGCAACGCTCAATTAACCCTGCTGCAAAACCGAGAGTATCAA